The proteins below are encoded in one region of Flavobacterium nackdongense:
- a CDS encoding SusC/RagA family TonB-linked outer membrane protein → MKKTINQNQEFATIKWLATVFSLLLLLSLTNLSAQTKGATSRKIVGTVLDEANVPIPGVSVLVKNTTKATTTDFDGKYEITVPTNVSILQFSSIGFLKQEKDISGKSVVNVTLTLETKSLSEVVVVGYGKQKKETLTGAVSNITTAAIQTTTSASMAQKLQGKVAGLNIRQNSGQPGVFDNSINIRGFGSPMYIIDGVRRGDGSEFQRLNANDIESISVLKDASAAIYGLGAANGVILVTTKKGKKGKPVFEYSSVTGFISPTDIPRMANAGQYAELFNDTQINRVIGGVPFYTQEQIDKYVNEVPGFESTDWYDVAIKKTAMQTQHNLSASGASDDVSYFIGLGYVNEEGLLKSNDMGYQRYNLRSNLTAKLTKNVEAQLLIGGRYDNRTQPGDSFFNIFKGTRSSVPTDRPYANNNPLYPSIVLPGNQNPMVLADRDITGYVDEVTRNLQTSLSLDYHFPFLKGMSLKGMASYDANNFESNNLSKSYTLYSYDQVLGIYKPVIMRNGTGNISYRTTNSNSLSLQGFLTYKPDLGENHNLSAVGVIESNQGNGQFVSIKKLYATVYTKDEIRYGDALNQETDGLRSESADLSYLGRVNYDFKGKYLLELAGRYMGSYRYSPENRWGFYPMGSVGWIVSKENFLKNNVSVMSNLKLRASYGTTAQPAGNAFQYIDGYTIGSGGSWEFSNDLITNGVSTPVPANPNLTWQTATTTDFGIDLGFWQNKFTFTADVFDRLVEGIPANLSVGLPNTYGGTLPQENLNSNRTQGFEFEIGYKNHGRAFKYDVSGNFTYSRTKNLHREGEAFNNSMQRYTNQKGYRWNDLQWAYTYDGYYQNEQEILNGALQNGATGNINRELPGDFKYEDINNDGIIDGQDQKPLFYNSAPKMFFGMTMNAAFKGFDINVLFQGAAQYTVRYTGVYGQVMAFNGNLPDYFYDRWHKADQFDPTSEWIPGKWPATRLIADVGGMYKESSVWRKDASYVRLKNIEIGYTFEGDQPFMKQIGIKSLRFYASGFNLYTFCDPFVKAFDPEKTVTTDDGDQEGEGFTYPLTTTYNFGLNISF, encoded by the coding sequence AGACAATCAACCAAAACCAAGAGTTTGCAACGATAAAATGGTTAGCCACCGTCTTTAGTTTGCTACTCTTACTTAGTTTAACCAATTTATCGGCACAGACTAAAGGCGCAACCAGCCGCAAAATAGTAGGAACTGTGCTCGACGAGGCCAATGTACCTATACCAGGGGTTTCTGTTTTGGTAAAAAACACCACCAAAGCCACTACTACAGATTTTGACGGTAAATATGAAATCACCGTTCCTACAAATGTAAGCATCTTGCAATTTAGTAGTATTGGTTTTTTGAAACAGGAAAAAGACATTTCAGGAAAGTCAGTGGTCAATGTAACCTTAACACTCGAAACGAAGAGTTTGTCTGAAGTAGTGGTTGTTGGGTATGGAAAGCAAAAGAAAGAAACCTTGACGGGGGCCGTTTCGAATATTACAACAGCTGCAATTCAAACCACAACGAGTGCGAGTATGGCTCAGAAATTACAAGGAAAAGTAGCGGGACTTAACATTCGTCAAAATTCTGGGCAACCGGGGGTATTTGACAATTCGATCAATATTAGAGGATTTGGTTCTCCAATGTATATTATTGACGGGGTCCGCAGAGGGGATGGTAGCGAATTTCAACGTTTGAATGCAAACGATATCGAAAGTATTTCGGTCCTGAAAGATGCTTCGGCTGCGATTTATGGTTTAGGTGCTGCCAATGGAGTTATTTTGGTAACTACCAAAAAAGGAAAAAAAGGAAAACCAGTTTTCGAATACAGTTCGGTTACAGGATTTATTTCACCAACCGACATTCCTAGAATGGCCAATGCGGGCCAATATGCTGAATTGTTCAATGACACTCAAATCAACAGAGTAATTGGTGGTGTCCCTTTCTACACCCAAGAGCAAATTGATAAATATGTAAATGAGGTTCCAGGTTTTGAAAGTACCGATTGGTATGATGTTGCCATCAAGAAAACCGCTATGCAAACACAACATAATCTTTCGGCTTCAGGAGCGTCAGACGATGTGAGTTATTTTATAGGTCTTGGTTATGTAAATGAGGAAGGATTGCTTAAAAGCAATGACATGGGGTATCAACGTTATAACCTACGATCAAATTTAACCGCCAAACTGACTAAAAATGTTGAGGCTCAACTTTTAATCGGAGGACGCTATGATAATAGAACCCAACCAGGAGATAGTTTTTTCAATATTTTCAAAGGTACTCGTTCCAGTGTTCCAACCGATAGACCTTACGCAAACAATAATCCACTTTATCCAAGCATTGTTTTGCCTGGTAATCAAAATCCAATGGTGTTAGCCGATAGAGATATTACAGGATATGTAGATGAGGTAACTAGAAACTTACAAACCTCACTTTCTTTGGACTACCATTTTCCTTTCCTGAAAGGAATGTCTTTGAAAGGGATGGCTTCATATGATGCCAATAATTTTGAATCCAATAATTTATCAAAGTCTTACACTTTATATAGTTATGATCAAGTTTTAGGTATTTATAAACCGGTAATTATGCGTAATGGTACTGGTAATATTTCCTACAGAACCACTAATAGTAACAGTCTTAGTTTACAAGGCTTTTTGACTTATAAGCCTGATTTAGGCGAGAATCACAATCTAAGTGCTGTAGGTGTCATTGAATCAAATCAAGGCAATGGGCAATTTGTATCCATCAAAAAATTATATGCAACGGTTTATACCAAAGATGAAATTCGTTACGGAGATGCACTCAATCAGGAAACTGATGGACTTCGCTCTGAATCTGCCGATTTGTCTTATCTTGGTCGTGTAAATTATGATTTTAAAGGGAAGTATTTATTAGAATTGGCCGGACGCTACATGGGCTCTTACCGATATTCACCAGAAAACAGATGGGGTTTTTATCCTATGGGATCTGTGGGCTGGATAGTTTCAAAAGAAAATTTCCTAAAAAATAATGTAAGTGTAATGTCTAATTTGAAATTACGTGCTTCTTATGGTACCACGGCGCAACCTGCCGGAAATGCCTTTCAGTACATAGATGGGTACACCATTGGATCTGGAGGTTCTTGGGAGTTTTCTAATGATTTGATTACCAATGGGGTTTCGACTCCAGTGCCTGCCAATCCAAACCTGACTTGGCAAACTGCCACCACTACCGATTTTGGTATCGATTTGGGATTCTGGCAAAACAAGTTCACTTTTACAGCGGATGTCTTTGATCGTTTGGTCGAAGGTATTCCAGCCAACTTAAGTGTGGGTCTTCCTAATACTTACGGTGGAACATTGCCGCAAGAAAACTTAAATAGCAATCGTACCCAGGGTTTTGAGTTCGAAATTGGTTACAAAAACCATGGTCGAGCTTTCAAATATGATGTTTCGGGCAATTTTACCTATTCTCGTACCAAAAATTTACACCGCGAAGGAGAAGCATTCAACAACAGTATGCAACGCTACACCAATCAAAAAGGATACAGATGGAATGACCTTCAATGGGCCTACACTTACGATGGCTATTATCAAAATGAGCAAGAAATTCTGAATGGTGCCTTGCAAAACGGTGCTACTGGAAATATCAACCGTGAACTTCCTGGTGATTTTAAATACGAAGATATCAACAACGACGGTATCATCGATGGGCAAGATCAAAAACCTCTTTTTTATAATTCAGCGCCAAAAATGTTTTTTGGTATGACCATGAATGCTGCTTTCAAAGGTTTTGATATTAATGTTTTATTCCAAGGTGCGGCTCAATACACCGTACGATATACAGGCGTTTATGGCCAAGTGATGGCATTCAATGGTAATTTACCTGATTATTTCTATGACAGATGGCATAAAGCTGATCAATTTGATCCTACTAGCGAATGGATTCCAGGGAAATGGCCTGCTACAAGACTTATTGCCGATGTAGGAGGAATGTACAAAGAAAGTTCTGTTTGGAGAAAAGATGCAAGTTATGTAAGGCTAAAAAATATCGAAATTGGGTATACTTTCGAGGGTGATCAACCCTTCATGAAACAAATTGGTATCAAATCTTTACGATTTTATGCTAGTGGTTTTAACTTATATACTTTTTGTGATCCTTTCGTAAAAGCTTTTGATCCTGAAAAAACAGTAACTACAGATGATGGAGATCAAGAAGGAGAAGGCTTTACCTATCCGCTGACTACCACTTACAATTTCGGACTTAATATTAGTTTCTAA
- a CDS encoding RagB/SusD family nutrient uptake outer membrane protein produces MKTFKKTYFLLLFALVFVGCENSLDLEPRDKLTAEEIFATPASTNLYLADLYNRLPIEDLTFFPNQGFNYNGSNPNNNGICEEMFTGIASHSNVNAPGFINGDKFKWWSEAYTLIRDINLFMEIVPTLNISQQQKDLYLGEASFLRAFAYYGLVIRHGGVPIIKTPQVYNGDSEALKVPRNTEKETWDFVLSECDAAIKVLDIDPNKRKASKWAAYALKSRAALFAASIAKFGPKNPMSGPAYDAKLVGLDPADAAGYYQICIDASNAIMDSNKFSLYKPLPATPEEATENYRSMFENPNLALNTEAILVKGRTLIGNNYGNNYDIWYSPNQLKNGWPSPGRMNPTLEFIDLYESYANPGVSSPILTATGDDINNYNGFNKLKPYFKYSNPQDIFAGKDARMFATVIVPGSKFKDVTINIQGGLVNPAGSLVLTGSAKVGTTEYFVFGDSNALNYSGFAPIASDHTKTGFSFKKFLKTTPTINGWNSSTTDYMDMRYAEVLLNYAEAVVESGLGDVTKATAALNATRRRAAFMTAIPLTVTNVQRERTVEMAFEHKKYWDLIRRREYHEKFNNVKQKALRPLLDLRGTAPYKYIFVRENLNMNPQLFLTKYYYKDIPGTALNGLIQNPQY; encoded by the coding sequence ATGAAAACATTTAAAAAAACATACTTCCTGCTGCTTTTTGCCTTAGTTTTTGTAGGATGCGAGAATTCACTTGATTTGGAACCAAGAGATAAGTTGACTGCAGAAGAAATATTTGCAACGCCAGCCAGCACCAATCTTTATTTGGCCGATCTCTATAATCGCCTTCCTATCGAAGACTTGACTTTTTTTCCAAACCAAGGATTCAATTACAATGGCTCTAATCCAAATAATAATGGGATTTGTGAAGAGATGTTTACTGGTATTGCCTCACATTCCAACGTGAATGCCCCTGGCTTTATCAATGGTGATAAATTCAAATGGTGGTCAGAAGCGTATACCTTGATTCGAGATATCAATTTGTTTATGGAAATTGTACCAACCCTAAATATTTCTCAGCAACAAAAAGACCTTTATTTAGGTGAGGCTTCCTTTCTTAGGGCTTTTGCTTATTATGGATTGGTGATACGCCACGGCGGTGTTCCAATCATCAAAACGCCGCAAGTGTATAACGGCGATTCGGAAGCACTAAAAGTACCAAGAAATACAGAGAAAGAAACTTGGGATTTTGTACTTTCAGAATGTGATGCCGCTATCAAAGTGTTGGATATTGACCCAAATAAAAGAAAAGCCTCTAAATGGGCAGCTTATGCCTTAAAATCAAGAGCGGCTCTTTTCGCTGCTTCTATTGCAAAGTTTGGTCCTAAAAATCCGATGTCAGGTCCTGCTTATGATGCCAAATTAGTAGGTTTAGATCCTGCCGATGCAGCGGGCTACTATCAAATATGTATTGATGCATCTAATGCCATTATGGATTCTAACAAATTTTCGTTGTACAAACCATTGCCAGCCACTCCAGAAGAAGCAACCGAAAATTATAGGTCGATGTTCGAAAACCCAAACCTTGCGTTAAATACTGAAGCAATATTGGTAAAAGGACGTACTCTTATCGGAAATAATTATGGTAATAACTATGATATTTGGTATAGCCCAAATCAATTGAAAAACGGTTGGCCAAGTCCAGGAAGGATGAATCCCACCCTAGAATTTATTGATTTGTACGAAAGCTATGCCAATCCAGGTGTAAGTTCACCGATTCTAACCGCTACTGGAGATGACATCAATAATTATAATGGTTTTAATAAATTGAAACCCTACTTCAAGTATTCAAATCCACAAGATATTTTTGCAGGAAAAGATGCTCGTATGTTTGCCACAGTTATTGTACCAGGTTCTAAATTTAAAGATGTTACCATCAATATTCAGGGTGGTTTGGTAAATCCGGCAGGTTCATTAGTACTAACCGGAAGTGCAAAAGTAGGTACTACTGAGTATTTTGTGTTCGGTGATTCAAATGCATTGAATTACTCTGGATTTGCGCCAATTGCATCCGATCATACTAAGACTGGATTCTCATTCAAAAAGTTTTTGAAGACTACACCTACCATCAATGGTTGGAATTCAAGTACTACCGATTATATGGATATGAGATACGCCGAAGTGCTGTTGAATTATGCCGAAGCCGTCGTCGAAAGTGGTTTAGGTGATGTTACCAAAGCGACAGCCGCACTAAATGCGACTAGAAGAAGAGCCGCTTTTATGACTGCCATTCCATTGACTGTTACCAATGTGCAAAGAGAAAGAACTGTGGAAATGGCTTTCGAACACAAAAAATACTGGGACTTGATTCGTAGAAGAGAATACCACGAAAAGTTTAATAACGTGAAACAAAAAGCTTTAAGACCTTTGCTTGATTTAAGAGGAACTGCTCCGTATAAATATATTTTTGTAAGAGAGAATCTGAATATGAATCCACAATTGTTCTTGACCAAATATTACTATAAAGATATTCCAGGAACGGCGCTTAACGGATTAATTCAAAATCCACAATACTAA
- a CDS encoding DUF3823 domain-containing protein has product MDKYIRIFILTIFVGVLSSCEMDNLDEPTAGLYGKIIDEKDGTLVPQDIIQGSVIELREAGYANVAPQNLVIKNNGTYENSRLFENMYTVQPVRTNFQLVAPQEVKIAGRTMLDFTVKPYIRILEPKIEKVGTKIVATFKLEQTTADLVKKIGLYSHRDPNVGEFMQTSRTEVTLNALAVPDQIYTVELETAGNANIIVGRTYYFRIGALTAAPETKSNYAPQVVSFTF; this is encoded by the coding sequence ATGGATAAATATATAAGAATTTTTATATTAACAATTTTCGTAGGCGTTTTGAGTTCTTGCGAAATGGATAATTTAGACGAACCAACTGCTGGTTTATATGGTAAAATTATCGACGAGAAAGATGGGACACTAGTACCTCAAGATATTATTCAAGGTTCGGTTATAGAACTTCGGGAAGCAGGTTATGCCAATGTAGCTCCGCAGAACTTGGTTATCAAAAATAATGGCACATACGAAAATAGCCGTCTTTTTGAAAACATGTACACTGTTCAACCAGTGCGAACTAATTTTCAGTTAGTTGCTCCACAAGAAGTAAAGATTGCAGGTAGAACGATGCTTGATTTTACAGTAAAACCATACATACGAATTTTGGAGCCAAAAATAGAAAAAGTGGGAACTAAGATTGTGGCAACATTCAAGTTAGAACAAACGACAGCTGATTTGGTCAAGAAAATAGGGCTGTATTCGCACAGAGATCCCAACGTAGGCGAATTTATGCAAACCTCTAGAACCGAAGTTACTTTGAATGCTTTGGCTGTTCCTGACCAAATTTATACCGTCGAACTAGAAACCGCCGGTAATGCTAATATTATTGTTGGTAGGACGTATTATTTCAGAATAGGTGCTTTGACAGCTGCTCCTGAAACAAAGTCCAACTACGCACCGCAAGTAGTTTCGTTTACTTTCTAA
- a CDS encoding glycoside hydrolase family 71/99-like protein: protein MRLNRLSIVVMLPLFAFSILKDHVSVPAILDNSSKDTIYDESGCLYKSYDRLVMAGYQGWFAAQSDASQRGWYHYKGSCGFGPGCSCIDFWPDMREYIQQYETPFSFANGDKASLYSPYDASTVDLHFKWMKDYGIDGVHMQRFVVEINGSKLNGKRHFNKVLENALKAAAKYDRAISIMYDLSGCKKEDIAFVAEDFKELQKQFDLFNNSKNPTYLRHNGKPMVSIWGVGFNDKRKYSIADIDALVTKLKGPNNRVSVLLGVPYYWRTLVKDTQTNPELHTLIKKCDMIMPWAVGRYKIDSYNPAVLAEDIQWTKANGVDYVPLVFPGFSWGNLKKDVSQYNSTPRLKGDFLWKQIAGAKQGGAQALYVAMFDEVDEGTAIFKVLNQKNVPLNGTQEKKFVGIEDDLPTDYYLWLTGQGAKWFHNEGNYSATKPER, encoded by the coding sequence ATGAGACTAAATCGGCTTTCTATAGTGGTGATGCTTCCCTTGTTTGCTTTTTCCATACTAAAGGATCATGTTTCAGTACCAGCAATACTTGATAATTCGTCGAAAGATACCATTTATGACGAATCGGGTTGCCTGTACAAATCCTACGATAGGCTCGTGATGGCGGGCTACCAAGGATGGTTTGCCGCCCAGAGCGATGCCTCTCAAAGAGGCTGGTATCATTACAAAGGCAGTTGTGGTTTTGGTCCCGGCTGTTCTTGTATTGATTTTTGGCCCGATATGAGGGAATATATCCAACAGTACGAAACACCTTTTTCTTTTGCCAACGGTGACAAAGCTTCGCTATATAGTCCTTATGATGCCTCGACGGTCGATTTGCATTTCAAATGGATGAAGGATTACGGCATCGATGGCGTGCACATGCAACGATTTGTTGTTGAAATCAACGGATCGAAGTTGAATGGGAAAAGACATTTTAATAAAGTGCTCGAAAATGCGCTTAAAGCTGCTGCAAAATATGACAGAGCGATTAGTATAATGTACGATTTAAGCGGCTGCAAAAAAGAAGATATCGCCTTTGTGGCTGAAGATTTTAAAGAATTGCAAAAGCAGTTTGATTTATTTAACAATAGTAAAAATCCAACCTATTTGCGACACAACGGAAAGCCGATGGTCAGTATTTGGGGGGTGGGTTTCAATGACAAACGAAAATACAGCATTGCCGACATCGATGCTTTAGTGACTAAGTTGAAAGGTCCTAACAATAGAGTATCCGTATTATTGGGTGTTCCTTATTATTGGAGAACATTGGTAAAAGACACTCAAACTAATCCGGAATTGCACACACTCATAAAAAAATGTGATATGATAATGCCTTGGGCTGTGGGCAGGTATAAAATAGACAGTTATAATCCCGCTGTCCTTGCAGAGGATATCCAATGGACCAAGGCCAATGGGGTCGATTATGTTCCTTTAGTTTTTCCGGGATTTTCTTGGGGAAATTTAAAAAAAGATGTTTCACAATACAATTCGACTCCTAGGTTAAAAGGGGATTTTTTATGGAAACAAATTGCGGGAGCAAAGCAAGGCGGAGCGCAAGCATTGTATGTGGCAATGTTTGATGAAGTAGATGAAGGCACTGCGATATTCAAAGTGTTGAATCAGAAAAATGTCCCATTAAACGGGACTCAAGAAAAAAAATTCGTAGGTATCGAAGACGATTTACCAACCGATTATTATTTATGGCTCACAGGACAAGGGGCAAAATGGTTTCATAACGAAGGAAATTATAGTGCAACCAAACCCGAGCGATAG
- a CDS encoding GH92 family glycosyl hydrolase, giving the protein MKINFKKNVLAATFAVFSICNAQQNPKASEVQNPVDYVNPYMGNISHLLVPTYPTIHLPNSFLRVYPERRDYTSVKLNGLPMVVTSHRGSSAFNLSPFQGNEKNIKPVIDYCYDQEKLTPYSYGVYLDEQQIMVNFGLSHQSACYDLQFSKEEAVYLILNSKNGEMNWNGTAISGFQLLENDTKVYLYLIPEKLPQTVLNAAAGLLKEAKTAQGANANLVLKYATGLKKLNVKYGISFIDVNQAKRNLEREINSKTVAQLQQEGRKIWNESLGKIKISGGDYNEKTVFYTSLYRCFERSVCVSEDGRYYSAFDKKIHQDKGRNFYTDDWIWDSYRAHHPLRALIEPKKEEDVLNSFVLMAEQMDRLWMPTFPEITGDSRRMNSNHGVASIIDAYRKGLRNFDFAKAYQACKGGIEEKTLAPWSGKPAGELEVFYKNKGYYPALEVGLEETVPEVHPFESRQPVAVTLGTSYDEWCLSQIAEELGKKEEADYFRKASFNYRNLFNSETKFFHPKDKNGKFIEPFDYISSGGMGARKYFGENNGWIYRWDVQHNIPDLINLMGGNEEFVKNLDEMFTKSLGKSKFEFYAQLPDHTGNVGQFSMANEPSLHIPYLYNYAGQPWKTQKYIRKLLSEWFRNDLMGVPGDEDGGGLSAFVVFSQLGFYPVTPGVPVYSIGSPVFESSSVQFENGKAFKVVAKNYAPENKYIQSATLNGQEWNNPWFSHEAIKDGGVLELTMGNLPNTLWGNTPLFYNQYAISSVVPSKQ; this is encoded by the coding sequence ATGAAAATCAATTTCAAGAAAAATGTATTAGCGGCGACCTTTGCAGTTTTTTCAATTTGCAACGCGCAGCAAAATCCCAAAGCATCAGAAGTGCAAAATCCTGTAGACTATGTAAATCCGTACATGGGAAACATCAGCCATCTTTTGGTGCCGACCTATCCCACCATTCATTTGCCCAATAGTTTTTTGCGCGTTTATCCAGAGCGTCGCGATTATACCAGTGTTAAGTTGAATGGTCTTCCTATGGTGGTAACGAGTCATCGCGGGAGTTCAGCTTTTAATCTGAGTCCTTTTCAAGGAAATGAAAAAAACATAAAACCTGTAATTGATTACTGTTATGATCAGGAAAAATTGACGCCTTATTCCTATGGCGTTTATTTAGACGAGCAGCAAATTATGGTCAATTTTGGTTTGTCCCACCAATCGGCTTGCTATGATTTGCAATTTTCAAAAGAAGAAGCGGTTTACTTAATTCTCAATTCTAAAAATGGAGAAATGAATTGGAACGGTACAGCGATTAGTGGTTTTCAACTATTGGAAAATGACACAAAGGTATATTTGTATTTAATTCCTGAAAAACTGCCGCAGACTGTTTTAAATGCAGCCGCAGGCCTCTTGAAAGAAGCAAAAACTGCTCAGGGTGCCAATGCCAATTTAGTGCTGAAATATGCTACTGGCTTGAAAAAATTGAATGTAAAATATGGAATTTCTTTTATCGATGTCAATCAAGCAAAACGCAATTTGGAGCGTGAAATAAATTCTAAAACTGTTGCTCAATTGCAACAAGAGGGACGTAAAATCTGGAACGAATCTTTGGGGAAAATAAAAATTTCGGGTGGAGACTATAACGAAAAGACCGTGTTCTACACCTCGCTTTACCGCTGCTTCGAGCGATCGGTTTGCGTTTCTGAAGACGGACGTTACTATAGTGCTTTCGATAAAAAAATTCACCAAGACAAAGGTCGAAATTTTTACACCGACGATTGGATTTGGGATTCCTACCGTGCACATCATCCACTACGCGCTTTGATAGAGCCCAAAAAAGAAGAAGATGTTCTGAATTCTTTTGTGCTAATGGCGGAACAGATGGATCGTTTATGGATGCCCACCTTTCCCGAAATTACAGGTGACAGCCGCAGGATGAATTCCAATCACGGAGTAGCCTCGATTATTGACGCGTACCGAAAAGGACTTCGAAATTTTGATTTTGCCAAAGCGTATCAAGCGTGCAAAGGCGGAATAGAAGAAAAAACATTGGCACCTTGGTCGGGAAAACCTGCTGGAGAATTAGAAGTATTTTATAAAAACAAGGGATATTACCCTGCCTTAGAAGTGGGGCTAGAGGAAACCGTTCCCGAAGTACATCCTTTTGAAAGCCGTCAGCCTGTGGCAGTTACCTTGGGAACCTCTTATGATGAGTGGTGTTTGTCCCAAATAGCCGAGGAATTAGGCAAGAAAGAGGAAGCGGATTATTTCAGAAAAGCTTCTTTTAATTACCGTAATTTATTCAATTCCGAAACCAAATTCTTTCACCCCAAAGACAAAAATGGAAAATTCATAGAACCGTTTGATTATATTTCTTCGGGCGGAATGGGAGCAAGAAAATATTTTGGCGAAAATAATGGCTGGATTTATCGTTGGGACGTGCAACACAACATTCCTGATTTGATCAATTTGATGGGAGGCAATGAGGAGTTTGTCAAAAATCTAGACGAGATGTTTACCAAATCATTAGGAAAAAGCAAATTCGAATTCTATGCGCAATTACCTGATCACACCGGAAATGTAGGGCAATTTTCTATGGCAAATGAACCTTCTCTTCATATTCCTTATTTGTATAATTATGCCGGTCAGCCTTGGAAAACACAAAAATACATCCGCAAACTTTTGAGCGAATGGTTCCGTAATGATTTGATGGGTGTACCGGGCGATGAAGACGGCGGCGGATTATCGGCCTTTGTAGTATTTTCTCAACTCGGATTTTATCCAGTGACACCGGGCGTTCCTGTATATTCTATAGGTAGCCCCGTCTTTGAATCTTCTAGTGTGCAATTCGAAAATGGAAAAGCCTTCAAAGTAGTGGCTAAAAATTATGCGCCGGAAAACAAATACATTCAATCGGCGACATTAAATGGTCAGGAATGGAATAATCCTTGGTTTTCGCACGAAGCTATCAAAGACGGAGGTGTTTTAGAATTAACAATGGGAAATCTCCCCAATACACTGTGGGGAAACACACCGCTTTTTTATAACCAATATGCAATAAGTTCAGTAGTACCTTCAAAACAATAA